The Flavobacterium sp. HJ-32-4 genome contains a region encoding:
- a CDS encoding TonB-dependent siderophore receptor → MNTGKLIFIALLATLSSFAQDTIRQLDEVRVADVQWRVFSRSRTLKVVPDSLLWHQNSLKTLLSRTTALYFRENGAGMVASVSFRGTTASQTAVVWNGIAINSLLNGQTDFNTILTEGFGQVVVRPGGGGVGYGSGAIGGTVHLDNVFRYGREFQHSLYSRYGSFDTYGVAYHVRGGSGRWSVDATLSRNESQNDYAIPGGRNRNGHYYNMGSNVAIGYRPNTANEFRLYQQVYDGHRHFSLLNPSDTPTQYLDFNSRHMLEWLSAHGRFVGKAKVAYVTERYRYFEDVEVPSYRQGRSRTLLVRYDGTYSFGNGLKLNGIADVSESEANGDDIRRADRRTGTTAISLRHEITPQFTYEAGIRKDAVSGYASPLLFSAGVAFQPNKVFRWTANLSRNFRAPTFNDLYWQGAGNESLRPEVAVQGEVGQEVTTRLGRFGVTLFDGRIRDMIRWVPVSGGVFRPENVDRVHFRGIETQYHFEKQSARWMTRLDASYAYTQSRNVQTGNQLMYVPYHNAMAAVSVRYRHATLRFEQRYTGSVYLQSDNDPTRKLPDYALSNAVLEYASGAITAGCRIDNIGNLSYQAMEGRYMPLRHYTFYITLIL, encoded by the coding sequence ATGAATACAGGAAAACTCATTTTTATAGCGCTACTGGCGACGTTATCGTCGTTTGCCCAAGACACCATCCGTCAGTTGGATGAGGTGCGTGTGGCCGACGTGCAATGGCGTGTCTTCAGCCGATCGCGTACCTTGAAGGTCGTGCCTGACTCGTTGTTGTGGCACCAGAATTCCCTGAAAACCCTACTCAGCCGAACCACGGCGCTCTACTTCCGCGAGAATGGCGCCGGGATGGTAGCATCGGTCTCGTTCCGCGGCACCACGGCCTCGCAAACCGCCGTCGTCTGGAACGGTATTGCCATTAATTCACTGCTAAACGGCCAAACGGATTTCAATACGATACTCACAGAAGGCTTCGGCCAGGTGGTCGTTCGGCCGGGTGGCGGTGGAGTAGGATACGGAAGCGGTGCTATCGGTGGAACGGTCCACCTCGACAATGTTTTTCGATACGGGCGGGAGTTCCAGCATTCGCTCTACAGTCGGTATGGGAGTTTCGATACGTATGGCGTGGCCTACCACGTCCGCGGCGGGTCCGGACGGTGGTCGGTCGACGCGACCCTTAGCCGAAACGAATCGCAGAACGATTATGCTATTCCCGGCGGACGTAACCGAAACGGACATTATTACAATATGGGATCGAATGTGGCTATCGGCTACCGACCCAACACAGCCAATGAATTCCGGTTGTACCAACAGGTGTATGACGGGCACCGGCATTTTTCATTGTTAAATCCATCGGACACCCCCACGCAATACCTCGACTTCAATTCGCGCCACATGCTCGAGTGGCTGTCGGCGCATGGTCGTTTCGTTGGAAAGGCAAAAGTCGCGTATGTCACCGAGCGGTACCGGTATTTTGAGGATGTGGAAGTCCCGTCGTATCGGCAGGGACGTTCCCGGACGTTGCTCGTTCGGTACGACGGCACGTATAGTTTCGGAAACGGTCTCAAATTGAACGGTATTGCCGATGTATCGGAAAGCGAAGCCAATGGCGATGATATCCGACGGGCTGACCGCCGAACCGGAACCACGGCAATTTCCCTTAGGCACGAAATCACGCCTCAGTTTACATACGAAGCCGGCATCCGAAAAGACGCTGTGTCGGGATACGCGAGTCCGTTGTTGTTTTCCGCAGGCGTCGCCTTCCAGCCTAATAAAGTCTTCCGCTGGACGGCCAACCTGTCGCGTAATTTCAGGGCACCTACGTTCAATGACCTTTACTGGCAGGGCGCCGGAAACGAATCGCTACGCCCCGAGGTGGCGGTGCAGGGGGAAGTGGGCCAGGAGGTCACCACCCGTTTAGGGCGCTTTGGTGTGACGCTTTTTGATGGACGTATTCGCGATATGATCCGCTGGGTTCCTGTAAGCGGCGGTGTCTTCCGTCCGGAGAACGTCGATCGGGTGCATTTCCGTGGGATTGAAACGCAGTACCATTTCGAAAAGCAGTCGGCCCGTTGGATGACGAGGCTCGATGCGTCCTATGCCTATACCCAATCGCGAAACGTCCAAACCGGAAATCAATTGATGTACGTGCCCTATCACAATGCGATGGCAGCCGTCAGTGTACGGTACCGCCACGCGACGCTCCGGTTCGAACAGCGCTATACGGGCTCCGTCTACCTCCAATCCGATAATGACCCCACCCGCAAGCTGCCCGATTATGCGTTGTCAAATGCCGTCCTTGAGTATGCCTCCGGCGCGATTACCGCGGGTTGCCGGATCGACAATATTGGAAATCTCTCCTACCAGGCGATGGAGGGCCGCTATATGCCTTTACGCCATTATACTTTTTACATAACCCTAATACTATAA
- a CDS encoding phytoene/squalene synthase family protein has protein sequence MKALFDTVSFDCSRKVTSTYSTSFSAAVRMLAPSIRQDIHNIYGFVRFADEIVDTFHEYDKQRLFDAFEHDLERALADGISLNPILNSFQHTVRKYSIGRDLIDAFMHSMRLDLSKSVYETKEEYAQYIYGSADVVGLMCLTVFVKGNREKYEALKGAAVKLGSAFQKVNFLRDLKADFEGLNRTYFPGTDLNRLDEAAKMEIVREIEADFADAYDGIRLLPMEAKFGVYTAYVYYRRLLTKLKKTPSSELVAARVRVPNYEKFGLFAKSYIVYRFNFV, from the coding sequence ATGAAAGCACTTTTTGACACCGTCTCTTTCGATTGCAGCCGAAAGGTAACCAGCACCTACAGCACGTCGTTTTCGGCGGCGGTCCGGATGCTGGCGCCATCGATACGGCAGGACATCCACAACATCTATGGGTTCGTACGCTTCGCGGATGAAATCGTCGATACCTTCCACGAATACGACAAACAACGCCTGTTCGATGCCTTTGAACACGATTTAGAACGCGCACTGGCAGATGGCATCAGCCTGAACCCTATCCTGAATTCGTTTCAGCATACCGTCCGTAAATATAGCATCGGACGCGACCTGATCGATGCATTCATGCACAGTATGCGCCTCGACCTCAGCAAATCGGTGTATGAAACAAAAGAAGAATACGCGCAATATATCTACGGGTCGGCAGACGTGGTAGGCCTGATGTGCCTGACCGTTTTTGTAAAAGGAAACCGGGAGAAATATGAAGCACTGAAAGGCGCTGCCGTGAAACTCGGATCGGCGTTCCAGAAAGTCAATTTCCTGCGCGACCTGAAGGCGGACTTCGAAGGATTGAACCGCACTTATTTCCCGGGCACCGACCTCAACCGACTGGACGAGGCGGCGAAAATGGAAATCGTACGCGAGATCGAAGCCGACTTCGCCGACGCCTATGACGGGATTCGCCTGTTGCCCATGGAGGCAAAATTTGGGGTCTATACAGCCTATGTCTATTACCGTCGCCTGCTGACGAAACTGAAGAAAACGCCTTCGTCTGAATTGGTGGCCGCGCGCGTTCGGGTTCCTAACTACGAAAAATTCGGGCTCTTCGCCAAGAGCTATATCGTTTATCGCTTTAACTTTGTCTAA
- a CDS encoding MerR family transcriptional regulator: MKASKQVFSIRDLENLTGIKAHTIRTWEKRYNILTPERDQNNVRSYSITNLRELMNIKLLNNHGYKISKISELGPGGIPKLLAEITNAKSIRSHSLNAFLLAMMDFDQPLFMRTYDALAATKTFREIYLDVFLPLLAEIGTLWQTGTITAVHEHFISEMIRQKTAAESDRLLAQEPENTEHTIVLFLPSGEIHDTALQYLNFETLSRSYRTLYLGTNVTMDELSELKQMHDNLIFVTYLTVTPGANELPDYLTRFSSKLLADNDSELWIAGQMARHFKPSPRYPNVTTIASLSDFGDKLERLNQRVSA, from the coding sequence ATGAAAGCGTCAAAGCAAGTCTTCAGCATCCGGGACCTTGAAAACCTAACCGGAATCAAGGCTCACACGATTCGTACCTGGGAAAAACGATACAACATATTGACCCCCGAGCGCGACCAAAACAACGTTCGCTCGTATTCCATCACCAACCTTCGGGAGTTGATGAACATCAAACTGTTGAACAACCACGGTTACAAGATTTCAAAGATTTCGGAACTGGGTCCAGGCGGAATACCGAAATTGTTGGCGGAAATCACCAACGCGAAAAGTATCCGGAGCCATTCGCTGAATGCCTTCCTGTTGGCGATGATGGACTTCGACCAACCGCTATTCATGCGCACCTACGATGCGTTGGCCGCAACCAAGACGTTCCGTGAAATTTACCTTGACGTGTTCCTTCCGCTGCTGGCGGAAATCGGCACGTTATGGCAAACTGGCACCATTACGGCCGTACATGAGCACTTCATCTCTGAGATGATCCGCCAGAAAACCGCCGCCGAGTCGGATCGCTTGCTCGCGCAGGAACCCGAAAACACCGAACACACCATCGTGTTGTTCCTGCCATCAGGCGAAATACACGATACGGCCTTGCAATACCTCAATTTTGAAACGCTTTCCCGCTCTTATCGCACGCTCTATCTGGGTACGAATGTTACCATGGACGAATTATCTGAGCTAAAACAGATGCACGATAACCTTATATTCGTAACTTACCTGACGGTAACGCCGGGTGCGAATGAGCTTCCGGATTATCTGACCCGTTTTTCGTCCAAGTTGCTGGCTGATAACGACTCTGAATTATGGATTGCGGGACAGATGGCCCGTCATTTTAAACCCTCTCCGCGTTATCCGAATGTGACCACCATTGCATCGCTGTCGGATTTTGGAGACAAACTCGAACGACTCAACCAAAGAGTGAGTGCATGA
- a CDS encoding DUF4252 domain-containing protein → MKNFRYLLLLAFAFGLASCESGPSLEKYYVKKSENPDFLTVDIASSIIKANPKNITAEQAGALERIEKLNVLMFKRNPKNLADYKAEKDSVNTILKAGKYDPLMKIGSGKNGASIYMKGKEEKTDEFVVNAYSEENGFAVIRLLGDEMTMNDIMAVMSLLKQSDFDVEELKPLQEMLKSQQ, encoded by the coding sequence ATGAAAAACTTCCGCTACCTCCTCCTACTGGCCTTTGCGTTTGGCCTCGCTTCCTGCGAATCAGGACCCTCCCTTGAGAAGTACTACGTCAAGAAGTCGGAGAACCCGGATTTCCTTACCGTCGACATCGCCTCGTCGATCATCAAGGCCAATCCTAAGAACATTACGGCGGAGCAGGCGGGCGCCCTCGAGCGTATCGAAAAACTCAATGTGTTGATGTTCAAACGTAATCCAAAAAATCTAGCGGATTACAAAGCCGAGAAAGACAGCGTCAACACTATCCTGAAAGCGGGGAAATACGATCCTCTGATGAAAATCGGATCGGGTAAAAACGGTGCTTCGATCTACATGAAAGGCAAAGAGGAAAAGACGGATGAATTTGTTGTCAATGCCTACTCAGAAGAAAACGGTTTTGCCGTCATCCGGTTACTCGGCGACGAAATGACGATGAACGATATCATGGCCGTGATGTCGCTTCTGAAGCAGTCCGACTTCGATGTAGAAGAGCTCAAACCGCTGCAGGAAATGTTGAAAAGCCAACAGTAG
- a CDS encoding sterol desaturase family protein encodes MSIFIHLLVFALTFFMMEFMAWFTHKFVMHGFLWSLHADHHRKDHDSWFERNDAFFIFYAVVSIGFFLLWQNGILEIGLAIGLGIFAYGLTYFLVHDIFIHQRFKWLRNADNIYARAVRRAHKMHHKHLGKEHGECFGMLVVPLKYFREAKKKSAP; translated from the coding sequence ATGTCAATTTTCATACACCTCCTGGTTTTCGCACTCACCTTCTTCATGATGGAATTCATGGCGTGGTTCACCCATAAATTTGTCATGCACGGATTTTTGTGGTCGCTACACGCCGACCACCACCGCAAAGACCACGATTCGTGGTTCGAGCGCAACGACGCCTTTTTCATTTTCTACGCCGTCGTCAGCATCGGGTTCTTTTTGTTGTGGCAAAACGGCATACTTGAAATCGGGTTGGCGATTGGTTTGGGTATTTTCGCATACGGACTTACATATTTCCTCGTCCATGATATTTTCATTCACCAACGGTTTAAGTGGTTACGGAATGCCGATAACATTTATGCCCGGGCGGTGCGTCGTGCCCACAAGATGCACCACAAGCACTTGGGAAAAGAACACGGGGAATGTTTTGGGATGCTGGTCGTTCCGTTGAAATACTTCCGCGAAGCCAAAAAGAAAAGCGCCCCATGA
- a CDS encoding YncE family protein, whose translation MKRISLFVMASLAFLSVSCSDDSASSNPSGDYDDGVLVLNEGNAVSGSVTYLSEDGTTVEQGIFAAVNPTETLGGYLQSVFFDGNRAYIISNGSNKITVVNRYTFAYIGTIEGGLSVPRYGVADGGKAYVTNLGSFTDETDDFVAVINLDTQTIETTWPIGNLADHIEKVGQKLFIANGSFGAGHSVTVLNATTGASLGVIETELSPNSMAYYNGKLYVLCGAFATDGILHTIDPVSLDVTESKPLTGYADPQYLAVEEGDVYFCSGTSFCRIRRTPQPPLPEIESFATEAMTLYGFTVHDGKAYVADARDFASNGIISIYDVGNGSVIANAPAGIAPNGFYFND comes from the coding sequence ATGAAGCGTATTTCCCTGTTCGTAATGGCCTCCCTGGCCTTTTTAAGTGTTTCCTGTTCGGATGACAGTGCGTCGTCGAACCCAAGCGGCGACTATGATGACGGCGTACTCGTACTCAATGAAGGAAATGCCGTTAGTGGCTCGGTCACCTATCTCAGCGAGGATGGCACGACCGTGGAACAGGGCATTTTCGCCGCGGTCAACCCGACGGAAACCCTTGGCGGCTATCTCCAATCGGTGTTTTTTGACGGCAACAGGGCGTATATCATCTCCAACGGATCCAACAAAATCACGGTCGTGAACCGCTACACCTTCGCTTACATCGGTACCATCGAAGGCGGTCTTTCGGTTCCGCGATACGGCGTAGCGGATGGGGGCAAAGCCTACGTAACGAACCTGGGAAGTTTTACCGATGAGACCGACGATTTCGTGGCGGTCATCAACCTCGACACCCAAACCATCGAAACGACGTGGCCGATTGGTAACCTGGCCGATCACATCGAGAAGGTCGGACAGAAGCTCTTTATTGCGAACGGTAGTTTTGGAGCCGGACATTCGGTTACCGTACTCAATGCCACCACAGGCGCATCGCTCGGCGTGATCGAAACGGAGCTGTCACCGAATTCCATGGCGTACTACAACGGAAAACTCTATGTGCTTTGCGGTGCTTTCGCTACGGATGGCATCCTCCATACGATTGATCCCGTCTCCCTCGACGTAACCGAAAGCAAGCCCCTGACCGGATACGCCGATCCGCAATACCTGGCCGTCGAGGAAGGGGATGTTTACTTTTGCTCGGGCACGTCGTTCTGCCGCATACGACGTACACCACAGCCGCCTCTACCCGAGATAGAGTCGTTCGCAACCGAAGCGATGACGCTCTATGGATTTACGGTGCATGACGGAAAAGCGTATGTGGCCGATGCGCGCGACTTCGCCTCGAATGGCATCATTTCAATATACGATGTCGGAAACGGATCAGTTATCGCCAACGCCCCGGCCGGAATCGCACCCAACGGGTTTTACTTCAACGACTAA
- a CDS encoding S41 family peptidase: protein MKKTIGFLGLFLLAAGFFQSCEDQDDKLSVSAGLEVQNFIWKGLNTYYLWKEDVPDLADDRFASQKDLEAFLRGYPDPFDLFDHLRVNESIDRFSFMVSDYSQVENLFAGVSKSNGVDFGLKYRPGSTTDVFGWVRYILPGSDAATKDIRRGDIFYAIDGTPLTVSNYQQLLAQDTYTLNLADFDGGNLTPNGRSITLTKAQLTENPVYIKKVIEQGGNKIGYLMYNGFTADFDPQLNDAFGEFKAAGVTHLVLDLRYNSGGSVRTASRLASMITGQFNGELFSKQQWNPDLQAYFEENNPSDLAVNFVNSIGSSGINSLNLNKVYILTTKSTASASELVINGLKPYITVVQIGDVTVGKNVGSVTLYDSPDFGRDGRSTKHKYAMQPIVIKMINADDFGDYQDGITPTIAQLEDFDNLGTLGETTEPYLNTALTLIAGGGRRPVPTPAVVTHPFRDTRSMRRFGTDMYIETPTSLGRR, encoded by the coding sequence ATGAAAAAAACAATTGGATTTCTGGGACTTTTCCTGCTTGCCGCGGGCTTCTTCCAGAGTTGCGAAGACCAGGACGACAAACTGTCGGTAAGCGCCGGACTTGAAGTACAGAACTTTATCTGGAAAGGCCTTAACACCTATTATCTATGGAAGGAAGACGTGCCCGACCTGGCCGATGACCGTTTTGCTTCACAGAAAGATCTCGAAGCCTTCTTGCGGGGCTATCCCGATCCGTTCGACCTGTTCGACCATCTGCGCGTCAACGAGTCAATCGACCGCTTCAGTTTTATGGTCAGCGATTACAGCCAGGTGGAAAACCTTTTTGCGGGCGTTTCCAAAAGCAATGGCGTCGACTTCGGACTGAAATACCGACCCGGCAGCACGACCGATGTGTTCGGATGGGTGCGGTATATACTTCCCGGTTCGGACGCCGCTACAAAAGACATCCGTCGTGGCGATATTTTCTATGCAATAGACGGTACGCCCCTCACCGTAAGTAATTACCAGCAATTACTGGCACAGGACACCTACACCCTCAATCTGGCGGATTTTGACGGTGGAAACCTCACCCCTAACGGGAGAAGCATCACCCTTACGAAAGCGCAACTCACGGAAAATCCGGTGTATATCAAAAAAGTCATCGAACAGGGGGGCAATAAAATCGGCTACCTCATGTATAATGGCTTTACCGCTGATTTCGACCCACAACTGAACGACGCGTTCGGCGAGTTCAAGGCGGCGGGTGTCACGCATCTGGTGCTCGACCTTCGGTACAACTCGGGTGGTTCGGTTCGCACGGCATCGCGACTGGCGAGCATGATTACCGGCCAATTCAATGGTGAACTCTTCTCGAAACAGCAATGGAACCCTGATTTGCAGGCCTACTTTGAGGAAAACAATCCATCTGACCTGGCAGTGAATTTCGTCAATTCGATTGGCAGCTCGGGCATCAACAGCCTGAATTTAAACAAGGTATACATCCTTACGACCAAAAGTACCGCGTCAGCCAGTGAATTGGTCATCAACGGACTAAAACCCTATATCACGGTTGTACAAATCGGTGACGTAACGGTGGGGAAAAACGTCGGTTCGGTCACCCTTTACGATTCGCCCGATTTCGGTCGTGACGGTCGTTCTACCAAGCATAAATACGCCATGCAGCCGATCGTCATCAAGATGATCAACGCCGATGATTTCGGCGATTACCAGGATGGCATTACGCCTACGATCGCGCAACTCGAAGATTTCGACAATCTGGGTACACTTGGCGAAACCACCGAACCCTACCTCAACACCGCACTGACGCTGATCGCCGGAGGTGGTCGTCGACCGGTTCCGACACCGGCCGTTGTGACGCATCCGTTCCGGGATACGCGCTCGATGCGGCGCTTCGGTACGGATATGTATATTGAGACCCCTACCTCACTCGGGCGTAGATAA
- a CDS encoding RNA polymerase sigma factor, producing the protein MDQTEFMKTVTPFRAKLYRVALRLLVSSDEAEDAVQEVMLRLWSRRETLSSYNSVEALAMTMTKNFCLDQLKSKRAGNLRIVHSNYTDADPGLQRRIEDRDTMRLVEKAMEELPQQQKLIVQLRDIEQCEYDEIAQIMDMNETAVRVALSRARKTLRESIIKLHRYGIG; encoded by the coding sequence ATGGATCAAACGGAATTCATGAAAACGGTGACGCCCTTCCGGGCTAAGCTCTACAGGGTAGCCCTCCGGCTGCTGGTGAGCAGCGACGAAGCGGAAGATGCCGTTCAGGAGGTGATGCTTCGCCTCTGGTCACGCCGGGAGACGCTTTCGTCGTATAATAGTGTGGAAGCCCTTGCGATGACGATGACGAAGAATTTTTGTCTGGATCAACTGAAGTCGAAAAGGGCGGGCAACCTTCGGATCGTCCACAGCAATTATACGGACGCCGACCCGGGCCTGCAACGTCGGATTGAAGACCGCGATACGATGCGGCTCGTCGAGAAGGCGATGGAGGAACTCCCGCAACAACAGAAACTCATCGTGCAGTTGCGCGACATCGAGCAGTGTGAATACGATGAGATCGCCCAAATAATGGATATGAACGAAACGGCCGTACGGGTCGCATTATCCAGGGCACGGAAAACATTACGAGAATCGATCATTAAACTACATCGCTATGGAATTGGATAA
- a CDS encoding YdeI/OmpD-associated family protein — protein MSATRIPFVDDTFQLQRMQQKGGWTFILIPLDKPAVKAPFGMQKVNGYIDDYELKDVTMWSMKNQGHFLAVKSEIRKAIKKEEGDTVRLTLYTDGPPPVADDDFLLCLKDDPDAYAAFSSYPEKKKQLIRNWVLAPVSEDGKIQRIAEAIDRIAAGFDRW, from the coding sequence ATGTCCGCTACCCGCATTCCCTTCGTCGACGACACCTTCCAGTTGCAGCGAATGCAGCAGAAAGGCGGCTGGACGTTCATCCTCATTCCCCTCGACAAACCCGCCGTGAAAGCGCCTTTTGGCATGCAGAAGGTAAACGGATATATCGACGACTATGAATTGAAAGACGTCACGATGTGGTCAATGAAGAACCAGGGCCATTTCTTAGCTGTAAAATCCGAAATCCGGAAAGCGATTAAGAAGGAAGAAGGGGATACGGTCCGGCTGACCTTATACACCGACGGTCCTCCACCGGTGGCCGATGATGACTTCCTGTTGTGCCTTAAAGACGATCCGGACGCCTATGCTGCGTTCTCCTCCTATCCGGAAAAAAAGAAGCAACTCATCCGCAACTGGGTGCTGGCTCCAGTATCAGAAGACGGCAAAATACAACGCATTGCCGAAGCCATCGACCGCATCGCCGCCGGATTTGACCGCTGGTAA
- a CDS encoding DUF4252 domain-containing protein: MKKVFLTLVLALLPTLFFGQDVFNKFDGPEEITTVIVNKKMFSMMGKVDSKDKDAKQFLKLVEKLDNLRVFTTANSKYAADMKATAEKYIKTAKLEELMRINDKGQSIRIMVKSGSTDNIVKELLMFIQGTGKGNETVLLSLTGNFDLDDLSALTDRMDLPGGDNLKKASKAR; the protein is encoded by the coding sequence ATGAAAAAAGTATTCTTAACTTTAGTACTGGCCTTACTGCCAACCCTTTTCTTCGGACAGGATGTATTCAATAAGTTCGACGGACCCGAAGAAATCACTACGGTCATCGTAAACAAAAAAATGTTCTCGATGATGGGTAAGGTCGATAGCAAAGACAAAGACGCGAAGCAATTCCTGAAACTGGTCGAGAAACTGGATAACCTTCGGGTGTTTACGACCGCCAACTCGAAGTATGCCGCGGATATGAAAGCAACGGCTGAAAAGTATATCAAGACAGCCAAACTGGAAGAGTTGATGCGTATAAACGATAAAGGACAAAGCATCCGTATCATGGTGAAATCCGGGAGTACCGACAACATCGTAAAGGAACTGTTGATGTTCATCCAGGGAACGGGTAAAGGCAACGAAACCGTATTGCTTTCCCTGACCGGTAACTTCGACCTCGACGATCTGTCAGCCCTCACCGACCGTATGGATCTGCCAGGCGGCGACAACCTTAAAAAAGCATCGAAAGCACGTTAA
- a CDS encoding NAD(P)/FAD-dependent oxidoreductase has product MGKTVLIAGAGFSSLAAACYLAKEGYDVTIFEKNPSIGGRARQLKKDGFTFDMGPSWYWMPDIFERFFADFGKKVSDYYKLIRLDPAYRVYFGMDDFIDIGDDLDTIAAKFESLEPGAGDKLRQFIARAKKNYEIAILDLVYRPGESPLELITWDTFRNVTQFAGTISRDIRKLFKHPKLIRILEFPVLFLGAKPSDTPSFYSFMNYADFGLGTWHPETGMFDVVAAMESLATELGVRIRTASPVDRIVVENGRATGLVVNGETISGDIILSGADYAHTETLLPEAARTYSAEYWEKRVFAPSCLIFYAGFSKPVEGVPHHALFFDADFDTHTAAIYDRPEWPKEPLFYANFPSKTDKTAAPEGMESGFFLVPLAPGIEDTEAMRERCFENIMTRFETITGQPIRENLLFRIGFCKNDFEDAYHSYKGNAYGLANTLLQTAFLRPKLRSRKVKNLYFAGQLTVPGPGVPPSLISGKLSAELIRTYNPILQET; this is encoded by the coding sequence ATGGGAAAGACTGTTTTGATTGCCGGGGCCGGATTTTCATCGCTGGCCGCCGCCTGCTATTTGGCAAAAGAAGGGTATGATGTTACGATTTTCGAGAAAAACCCTTCGATAGGAGGACGTGCGCGCCAACTTAAAAAAGACGGTTTTACCTTCGATATGGGTCCGAGTTGGTATTGGATGCCCGACATCTTCGAGCGCTTTTTCGCTGATTTCGGGAAAAAAGTATCCGATTATTACAAACTAATTCGCCTCGATCCTGCCTACCGGGTCTATTTCGGCATGGATGATTTCATCGATATCGGCGACGACCTCGACACCATCGCCGCCAAATTTGAATCACTCGAACCCGGTGCCGGCGACAAGCTGCGCCAGTTTATTGCGCGGGCGAAGAAAAACTACGAGATTGCCATCCTTGACCTGGTGTACCGTCCGGGTGAATCGCCACTGGAACTCATCACGTGGGATACGTTCCGAAACGTCACCCAGTTCGCCGGCACGATCAGCCGTGACATACGCAAGCTGTTCAAACATCCGAAGCTCATCCGTATACTGGAATTTCCTGTACTGTTTTTGGGCGCAAAACCGTCTGATACGCCGTCCTTTTATAGTTTCATGAACTATGCCGACTTCGGACTCGGCACCTGGCACCCCGAAACGGGCATGTTCGATGTGGTGGCGGCCATGGAATCGCTGGCGACGGAATTGGGTGTACGCATCCGAACCGCATCGCCCGTCGATCGCATTGTGGTGGAAAACGGCCGCGCGACTGGACTTGTCGTAAACGGTGAAACCATTTCAGGCGACATCATACTCAGCGGCGCCGATTACGCCCATACCGAAACCTTATTACCGGAAGCGGCTCGCACCTATTCGGCCGAGTATTGGGAAAAACGCGTATTCGCACCGAGCTGCCTCATCTTCTACGCCGGGTTTTCCAAACCGGTAGAAGGAGTGCCGCACCATGCCCTGTTCTTCGATGCCGATTTCGATACGCATACTGCTGCTATTTACGACCGGCCGGAGTGGCCGAAAGAACCGTTGTTCTACGCCAACTTCCCGTCGAAAACCGATAAAACCGCCGCGCCCGAAGGCATGGAATCCGGATTTTTCCTGGTGCCGCTTGCACCGGGTATTGAAGACACCGAAGCCATGCGGGAACGTTGTTTTGAGAACATTATGACGCGCTTTGAGACCATTACCGGACAACCCATCCGAGAGAACCTGTTATTCCGGATCGGTTTCTGTAAGAATGACTTCGAAGACGCCTACCACTCCTATAAAGGCAATGCCTATGGGCTGGCCAATACCTTATTGCAGACGGCGTTCCTACGCCCGAAACTGCGAAGCCGAAAAGTGAAGAACCTCTATTTCGCCGGACAGCTGACGGTGCCCGGACCGGGTGTGCCACCGTCGCTCATCTCAGGAAAACTCTCGGCCGAATTAATACGTACCTATAATCCCATCTTACAGGAAACATGA